A region of the Streptomyces durocortorensis genome:
GGACGCCCGGCGGCGATGAGGCGGCGGGTCAGCGACTGGGTGCAGAAGAAGGCGGCACCGGCGTTGACGTCGAAGACCCGGCGGTAGCTCGCCGCGTCGTAGTCCAGGAAGTCCCTGGCCTCGTAGATCCCCGCGTTGTTGATCAGGACCCCGGGCAGTCCGTACCGGTCCTCGATCCCCCGGAACACCTCCTCGGCCGCTTCCGGCGCACCGAGGTCGGCGGTGAGCGTCGCGTGCGCGGCCGGGTCGGCGTCGTCGGTGACGTCGACGGCGAGCACGCGGTGCCCGGTTCTCGCCAGTTCCGCCGTGATGGCCCGGCCGATGCCTCCCGCGGCACCGGTCACCACCGCCAACGGCTCCTCGTGATGCTGCATTTCATCCCCCGAATTCATGCCCTGCTGCCCCCTCCCCGTGTCGTGCCGCCCGGTCAGCGGGCGGGCACCGCGGGCGTGGGGCGCACGTCGCGGGCCTCCGCCAGGAAGTTCTCGAAGAGCCGAAGACCGTCGTGGGTCGTCACGCTCTCCGGGTGGAACTGCACCCCTTCGACGGCGAGCGTCCGGTGCCGCAGCCCCATGACATAGCCGTCGTCGAGCGAGGTCGCGGTAACCGCCAGCTCCGGCGGCGGCTGCGAGACGATCAGTGAGTGGTACCTGGTGACGTCCAGCGGCGTCGCGGTGCCCGCGAACACCCCGCGTCCGTCGTGCTCGACCGGGCTCGTCTTGCCGTGCATCAGATGCCTGGCGACGGCGATCTCGGCCCCGTACGCCAGGCCGATCGCCTGGTGGCCCAGGCAGACGCCGAGCATCGGCACCCGCCCGGCGAAGGCGTGCACCAGCTCGACGTGGCCGGAGTCGGCCGGATGCCCGGGGCCGGGGCCCAGGACCACAGCGTCGGGCGCCGAGCTGACCAGTTCGCCGACGGTACGGGTGCGGGAGCGCACCACCTCCGTCTCGGCCCCCAGCATGCGGAGGTACTGGTCGATGATGTGGCTGAAGCTGTCGAACGCGTCGACCAGCAGGACCCTCACTTCAACAGTTCCTCTCCGGTCAGCGCCCAGTACGTGGCGCTCATCTTGGCCAGCGTCTCGCGCCACTCGGCGGCGGGCTCCGAGTCGGCGACCACCCCGGCCGACGCCTGCGTACTGTAGTGCTCCCCGTCGTGGACGGCGGTCCTGATGCACAGCGCGAGCACCGCGAAACCGCGCACGTCGACCAGGCCGAGCGCCCCGGCGTAGATGCCCCTGGGGCTTTCCTCGATCTCGCTGATGATCTCCATGGCGCGCAGTTTCGGCGCCCCGGTCATGGTCCCGGCGGGGAACGTCGCGCAGATCGACGCCCACACGTCCGTACCCTCCCTGACCCGGCCCGACACGGTCGAGACCAGGTGGTGGACGTAGGCGAAGGGCTCGACCTCCATCATCGAGTCCACGCTCAGGGTGCCGGGCACGCAGACCCGGCCAATGTCGTTGCGGCACAGGTCGACGAGCATCACGTGCTCGGCCTGCTCCTTGGCGCTCTTCCGCAGCCCGGCCACCAGACGGGCGTCCTCTGCCGGATCGGCGGCGCGCGGCGCGGTGCCAGCGATGGGCCGCATGGAGATGTCGCCGTCCTGCACGCGCACGAACAACTCGGGGCTCGCGCCGATCACCGTCCGGCCCGCCCACGGCACCAGGTACATGTACGGCGACGGGTTGCGGTGCCGCAGCCGCTGATAGACCTGGAGCGGCGTCAGCTCCGTACCGACGTCGATGCGGTGGCCGATCTGGATCTGATAGCTGTCGCCCACGCCGATGTGGCCGAGGCACCGCTCGGCGCGCGCGAGAAACGTCTCCCGGTCCACGCTGTCCCGCACGAACAGGGGCGCGGGCGCCTCGGGCACCGGGGCGGCCACCGGCTCCTCGCCCGCCACCTCGGTCAGCGCCTCCCACAGCGGGCGTCCGGTGTCTGGGGGCAACTGCGCGCCGTGCGCGGTCAGATGGACGGCCCCGCCAGTACGCACGTCGTACCAGACCGTGCTGCGGAACAGAGTGAGCGTGCAGCGCGGCTGATCTGCCGCCGCCCACTGCTCGGGTAGCTCCTCCATGAGCCAGGCCGCCTCGTACGACAGCGTGGTCAGGAAGCCGAAGGCGAAGGTGCCGGTGGGCACCTCGGTGTCCAGCACGAAGGCGCCCTGTAGCGCGCGCAGCATGCGCCACACGTCCTCGGAACCCCGCACCGCCCACTGCCGCAGGTCGCCGTGCTCACTTCGCACGGCGCCGACGGCCCTGGTGAGAGCCGAGGCCAGCGCCACACCCAGCTCCCCGGCCGCCTCGAACTCGACCCGGTCGGCGTGGACGCGCAGCTCCGCGAGGCGTCCATAGCCCACGGCGGCGTAGTGCCGGTCCTGGTCGGGCCCGTCCAGACTCTCGAAGAGATAGGCGTCGTCCTGCTCACGGGTACGGAGCAGGGCCTCGTACAGCCGGAGCGGATCGGTGGCGGGCAGCTCGGTGGAGATCACCCGGACCCGTACGCCCCCCGCATGCGCGGGCCCCCCGGCCCGCCGCTCTGGATCCGGCACACCGCCGGATCCGGGCACGGTCAATTCTGACAACAAAGACACAGCAAGAGCCTTTCTGGTCCGACGGACCATCGGGGCTCGGAGGATGCAACGCTTACGTGCGCAGCGAGCAGTCGGGCTGGATGTCGCATGTCCCGCATGACCGGCTCGCACCGGTCCCCCCCGTGCCACCACTGACCGCCCCAGTTCCCCCCGGAGCGGCGAATGTTGTGTGCGGAACGACTTCATCAGATGTCAGAATGCCTGGCCATACCACTTCGACCGTCAGAGAGAAGACCACTTGTCGTGGCAGCTCGCACTCCCCCTGGACCGGACGTCGCGGCTCCCGCTGGCCGTACAAGTACGTGACTCACTCCGCCGTTCGGTGGAGAACGGCACCCTGCGCCCTGGCACCCGCATCCCCTCGACGCGCCAGTTGGCCCAGGATCTCGGGGTCTCCCGCAGCATCGTCGTGGAGGCGTACGAGCAGCTCACCGCCGAGGGGTACCTCCTGGCGAAGCGCGGCTCCGGTACCACCATCGCGGAGCCGCCCACTTCCCAGGCGGTCCCCACGCTCGTGTCGCCCGACCGCGACCGCGACGCCGCCGGATCGATGTGGGACCTGCGCACCGGCACCTCGGACATCGCGGCCTTCCCCCGCCAGGACTGGATCCGCTGCGTCACCGCCGTGGTCAACGACGCGGGCCGCCAGGAGCTGAGCTACGCGCCACCGTCCGGCGTGCCGCTGACCCGGCACGTCCTGACCGGCTACCTCGGGCGGGTCCGGGGCGTGCGGACACGCCCCGAGGACCTCATGCTGACCGCGGGCTTCGCCCAGGGCCTCGCCCTCATCTGCAACGTGCTCATCAACCGGGGCCACGGGGCGCTGGGCGTGGAGGACCCCGGGCACCCGGGCGAGCGCGAGTTCGTCACCAGCTCGGGGCTGCGTCCGGTGGGCATACCGGTCGACAAGGACGGACTGCGCGTGGACCTCCTGGAGCGCAGCGGCGTACGCGCCGTGCTCATGACGCCCGCCAACCATTTCCCGACCGGCTCCCGGCTCAGCGAGGCCCGCCGCCGACGGCTCATCGACTGGGCGCGCCGGGTGGACGGCTACATCCTGGAGGACGACTTCGACAGCGCCTTCCTGCACCGCTCCGACCGCGTGCCCGCGCTCCAGAGCCTGGCCCCCGAGCGGGTGGTCTACGCGGGCAGCGCGAGCAAGATCCTCGCTCCCGCCCTGCGCCTCGGCTGGCTGGCCGCCCCCTCGGAGCTGATGGCGTCGGTCGAGCACGTCAGGGCTGGCTGGGACATCGGCTGTTCCGGCATCGAACAGCTCGCCCTCGCCCGGTTCGTGGACACCGGCGCCCTCGACCGTCACCAGCGCAAGATGCGCACGGAGTTCCACAAACGCAGGGGAGTCATCCGGCGCTATGTCGCGGCCCACCTGCCCGGCGCCCACATCCTCGGCCGGGACAGCGGCCTCCAGGCATATCTCCAGCTCCCGCCGCACGTGGACGAACAGGCCCTGGTCCGCGCGGCCCGCGCCCGCTCGGTCCTGGTCCGCGGCGGCGGCTTCTACACCCTGGCGGACACCACCCGCCCCCCGGCCCTCGTGGTCAGCTACGCCTCGGTGAACTGCGCCGACCTGGGCCGGAGCCTGGTGGCGCTCGGAGCGGCCTACCGGGAGGCGGGCGGCGCGTGACCGTCGTGGGAGGGTTCGGCGCGGCCGTCCCCGACGGCCTGCGGGCCGGGCGGGTCTGGTACGCGGCCTACGGCTCCAACATCCACCTGGAGAGGCTCGCCGCCTATGTACGGGGCGGACGGCCCCCGGGCAGGGACCGGGAGTACCCGGGGTGCCGTGCCCCCGCGATGCCCGCCGCCTCCGTGCCCGTCGAACTCGACGGGGTGATGCACTTCGTCAACCTTCCCCTTGATCGTGGACACCTGGAGACTGGGACCTGAGGTTCCAGAGGAAGTAGCACCAGGTGGGAAGCAAGTACACGAAGCGGTACACCGCTGAGTTCAAGCGGGACGCGATCGCGCTCGTCGACTCCTCGGGGGAGACGGTCACCGCCGTCGCTCGGGAGCTCGGCATCAGCTCGGAGTCCCTGCGCGGCTCGTACCGCCAGGCCAAGGCGGATAGAGGCGAGGGTGTTCCCGGGAAAGCTTACGACCGCCGAGCACGAGGAGCTCAAGCGGCTGCGACGGCAGAACGCCGAACAGGCCAAGACGATCGAGGTGCTGCGAAAAGCCGCGGTGTTCTTCGCGAAGGAGAGCGATCGGTGAACGAGACGTACGCGTTCACCGAGGCGGAGAAGACCACCCACGGCGTCGCTTTCCTCTGCCGCCTGCTCAAGGTGGCACGTTCCTCGTTCTATGCCTGACTCGCCGCCGCGAAGACCCGCTCAGACCGCCGGGCCGCCGACCAGGCCCTGGTGCACGAGATCACCGTGATCCACATCGGCTCGCACCAGACTCATGGCGTCCCGCGTGTCCATGCCGAACTGCGGCGCCTGGGACGGCGAGCGAACCGCAAACGGGCCGCCCGCCTCATGCGCGAGCACGGCATCCCGGGCGTCACCCGCCACAGACGCCGTTCGCTGACCAGGCCAGACAAGAAGGCCAGGCCGGCCCCGGACCTGATCGGCCGCGACTTTCACGCCGAGACGCCCGGCACGAAGCTGGTCGGCGACATCACCGCGCTGCCGACCGCCGAGGGCTGGCCCTACCTCGCCTGCTGGCTGGACCTGGCCACCCGCGAGGTCGCTCGCTACTCGATGGCCGACCACCATCGCGCTGACCTCGTCGTGAACGCCCTCGACATGGCCCACAGCCACGGTGGACTGCAATCAGGCTGCGTGATCCACAACAATCGCGGCAGCGAGGACACCTCGACCCGATTCCACGCTCGAATACGACAGTTGGGTCTTCGCCAGAGCTCCGGGCACACCGGATCTTGATCCGGTAAGGGTGAGGTTGTGCAGGCGGGCGATGCCGAGCATGGCGTGGTGGACGCCGTCGCTCTTGAGGCGGCAGTCGCGGAGGATCTTCCAGCTCTTCATGCGGGCGAAGGTGTGCTCGACGCGGGCTCGCACCTTGCGGTGGGAGGCGTTGTGCTCCTCCTTCCAGGCCGGTAGTTCCTCGTCCTTGTGCCGACGGTAGTGCGGGATGGTCAGCCCGGTGCCCCGGTAGCCGCCGTCGGCGATCACCGTGGGGGCGGTGCCGACGACGGCCTTCGCGCCGGAGTCCTGCCAGGCCCGGCAGTCGTTGCGGTTGCCGGGCAGCGGCTTGCCGACGGCCACCACGAGGCGGGTGTCGGCGTCGATGACGACCTGGTGGTTGGTGGAGTAGCGGTAGTTCTTGCTGGAGGCGGCCACGGTCCGGTCGCGGATGGGGACCAGCGCGCCGTCCACGATGAGCACGGCCTCCTTACGGAACCGCCGCCGGGGCTGGAGGGCGAGA
Encoded here:
- a CDS encoding SDR family NAD(P)-dependent oxidoreductase codes for the protein MQHHEEPLAVVTGAAGGIGRAITAELARTGHRVLAVDVTDDADPAAHATLTADLGAPEAAEEVFRGIEDRYGLPGVLINNAGIYEARDFLDYDAASYRRVFDVNAGAAFFCTQSLTRRLIAAGRPGSIVNVASISGQSGSPDAAYGASKGAVIALTRGLGQSLAPHHIRVNAVAPGLIDTPMAARIPADRVADYRARIPQGRFGDPAEVAAAVCWLAGPAAGYVTGSVLDVNGGLH
- a CDS encoding anthranilate synthase component II, with the translated sequence MRVLLVDAFDSFSHIIDQYLRMLGAETEVVRSRTRTVGELVSSAPDAVVLGPGPGHPADSGHVELVHAFAGRVPMLGVCLGHQAIGLAYGAEIAVARHLMHGKTSPVEHDGRGVFAGTATPLDVTRYHSLIVSQPPPELAVTATSLDDGYVMGLRHRTLAVEGVQFHPESVTTHDGLRLFENFLAEARDVRPTPAVPAR
- a CDS encoding anthranilate synthase component I family protein → MPDPERRAGGPAHAGGVRVRVISTELPATDPLRLYEALLRTREQDDAYLFESLDGPDQDRHYAAVGYGRLAELRVHADRVEFEAAGELGVALASALTRAVGAVRSEHGDLRQWAVRGSEDVWRMLRALQGAFVLDTEVPTGTFAFGFLTTLSYEAAWLMEELPEQWAAADQPRCTLTLFRSTVWYDVRTGGAVHLTAHGAQLPPDTGRPLWEALTEVAGEEPVAAPVPEAPAPLFVRDSVDRETFLARAERCLGHIGVGDSYQIQIGHRIDVGTELTPLQVYQRLRHRNPSPYMYLVPWAGRTVIGASPELFVRVQDGDISMRPIAGTAPRAADPAEDARLVAGLRKSAKEQAEHVMLVDLCRNDIGRVCVPGTLSVDSMMEVEPFAYVHHLVSTVSGRVREGTDVWASICATFPAGTMTGAPKLRAMEIISEIEESPRGIYAGALGLVDVRGFAVLALCIRTAVHDGEHYSTQASAGVVADSEPAAEWRETLAKMSATYWALTGEELLK
- the pdxR gene encoding MocR-like pyridoxine biosynthesis transcription factor PdxR, yielding MSWQLALPLDRTSRLPLAVQVRDSLRRSVENGTLRPGTRIPSTRQLAQDLGVSRSIVVEAYEQLTAEGYLLAKRGSGTTIAEPPTSQAVPTLVSPDRDRDAAGSMWDLRTGTSDIAAFPRQDWIRCVTAVVNDAGRQELSYAPPSGVPLTRHVLTGYLGRVRGVRTRPEDLMLTAGFAQGLALICNVLINRGHGALGVEDPGHPGEREFVTSSGLRPVGIPVDKDGLRVDLLERSGVRAVLMTPANHFPTGSRLSEARRRRLIDWARRVDGYILEDDFDSAFLHRSDRVPALQSLAPERVVYAGSASKILAPALRLGWLAAPSELMASVEHVRAGWDIGCSGIEQLALARFVDTGALDRHQRKMRTEFHKRRGVIRRYVAAHLPGAHILGRDSGLQAYLQLPPHVDEQALVRAARARSVLVRGGGFYTLADTTRPPALVVSYASVNCADLGRSLVALGAAYREAGGA
- a CDS encoding DDE-type integrase/transposase/recombinase, translated to MHEITVIHIGSHQTHGVPRVHAELRRLGRRANRKRAARLMREHGIPGVTRHRRRSLTRPDKKARPAPDLIGRDFHAETPGTKLVGDITALPTAEGWPYLACWLDLATREVARYSMADHHRADLVVNALDMAHSHGGLQSGCVIHNNRGSEDTSTRFHARIRQLGLRQSSGHTGS